A single window of Syngnathus acus chromosome 23, fSynAcu1.2, whole genome shotgun sequence DNA harbors:
- the pax4 gene encoding paired box protein Pax-4 isoform X2 — MCGTHLEQANPGGGSVNQLGGTFLNGRPLPDAKRRKMVELASEGVRPSQISRILRVSTGCVSKILSRYRLTGLVQPKTIGGSRPRLLTPSVITAIVRHKRYNPSIFAWEIRKSLLDTRSCKASRVPSVSSINRILRRIPLEEASWSDAHCRAEHSTAREEAMVTNPKGAHQRIRTTFTPEQSKVLEEEFSHSQYADVYTREKLSARIRLPEDTIKVWFSNRRAKWRREVQQSAVDPKVQGSIQTSQMTTGPSYCSTYQMFPGGYSGFGWSTCISVPQLDQQHPKGSSMLTHYHHSAQDKAWA, encoded by the exons ATGTGCGGGACGCATTTGGAGCAGGCAAATCCAG GAGGTGGAAGTGTCAATCAATTAGGTGGGACGTTCCTTAACGGCAGACCTCTCCCGGACGCCAAGAGGCGGAAAATGGTGGAGCTGGCCTCAGAGGGGGTGCGACCAAGTCAGATCTCCAGGATCCTGAGG GTGTCCACAGGCTGCGTGAGTAAGATCCTGAGCCGATACCGTCTCACCGGCCTCGTCCAACCCAAGACGATAGGCGGAAGCCGGCCGCGGCTCCTCACACCTAGCGTCATCACCGCTATCGTCCGACACAAGCGGTACAATCCGTCCATTTTTGCCTGGGAGATTAGGAAGAGTTTGCTGGACACCAGAAGCTGCAAGGCCTCCAGGGTTCCCAGC GTGTCGTCCATAAACCGGATTTTAAGAAGGATCCCATTGGAGGAGGCATCATGGAGCGATGCACACTGTAGGGCTGAACATA GCACAGCCAGAGAAGAAGCCATGGTGACCAATCCCAAAGGTGCCCACCAGAGAATCCGGACCACCTTCACTCCTGAGCAGAGCAAAGTCTTGGAAGAAG AGTTTTCTCATAGCCAGTACGCCGACGTGTACACCAGAGAGAAACTCTCAGCCCGGATCAGACTTCCCGAGGACACTATCAAG GTGTGGTTCTCAAACAGACGGGCCAAGTGGAGGAGGGAAGTCCAACAAT CTGCTGTAGATCCAAAAGTGCAAGGAAGCATCCAAACGTCACAG ATGACCACAGGACCTTCGTACTGCAGCACATATCAGATGTTCCCCGGTGGTTACTCAG GTTTTGGGTGGTCCACGTGCATCTCCGTCCCGCAGCTTGATCAGCAGCATCCCAAAGGCTCTTCTATGTTGACCCACTACCATCACAGCGCACAAGATAAGGCCTGGGCTTAA
- the pax4 gene encoding paired box protein Pax-4 isoform X1, giving the protein MIVVCVFFGGRTGGGSVNQLGGTFLNGRPLPDAKRRKMVELASEGVRPSQISRILRVSTGCVSKILSRYRLTGLVQPKTIGGSRPRLLTPSVITAIVRHKRYNPSIFAWEIRKSLLDTRSCKASRVPSVSSINRILRRIPLEEASWSDAHCRAEHSTAREEAMVTNPKGAHQRIRTTFTPEQSKVLEEEFSHSQYADVYTREKLSARIRLPEDTIKVWFSNRRAKWRREVQQSAVDPKVQGSIQTSQMTTGPSYCSTYQMFPGGYSGFGWSTCISVPQLDQQHPKGSSMLTHYHHSAQDKAWA; this is encoded by the exons AtgattgttgtttgtgttttttttggggggagaaCAGGAGGTGGAAGTGTCAATCAATTAGGTGGGACGTTCCTTAACGGCAGACCTCTCCCGGACGCCAAGAGGCGGAAAATGGTGGAGCTGGCCTCAGAGGGGGTGCGACCAAGTCAGATCTCCAGGATCCTGAGG GTGTCCACAGGCTGCGTGAGTAAGATCCTGAGCCGATACCGTCTCACCGGCCTCGTCCAACCCAAGACGATAGGCGGAAGCCGGCCGCGGCTCCTCACACCTAGCGTCATCACCGCTATCGTCCGACACAAGCGGTACAATCCGTCCATTTTTGCCTGGGAGATTAGGAAGAGTTTGCTGGACACCAGAAGCTGCAAGGCCTCCAGGGTTCCCAGC GTGTCGTCCATAAACCGGATTTTAAGAAGGATCCCATTGGAGGAGGCATCATGGAGCGATGCACACTGTAGGGCTGAACATA GCACAGCCAGAGAAGAAGCCATGGTGACCAATCCCAAAGGTGCCCACCAGAGAATCCGGACCACCTTCACTCCTGAGCAGAGCAAAGTCTTGGAAGAAG AGTTTTCTCATAGCCAGTACGCCGACGTGTACACCAGAGAGAAACTCTCAGCCCGGATCAGACTTCCCGAGGACACTATCAAG GTGTGGTTCTCAAACAGACGGGCCAAGTGGAGGAGGGAAGTCCAACAAT CTGCTGTAGATCCAAAAGTGCAAGGAAGCATCCAAACGTCACAG ATGACCACAGGACCTTCGTACTGCAGCACATATCAGATGTTCCCCGGTGGTTACTCAG GTTTTGGGTGGTCCACGTGCATCTCCGTCCCGCAGCTTGATCAGCAGCATCCCAAAGGCTCTTCTATGTTGACCCACTACCATCACAGCGCACAAGATAAGGCCTGGGCTTAA
- the pax4 gene encoding paired box protein Pax-4 isoform X3, with translation MIVVCVFFGGRTGGGSVNQLGGTFLNGRPLPDAKRRKMVELASEGVRPSQISRILRVSTGCVSKILSRYRLTGLVQPKTIGGSRPRLLTPSVITAIVRHKRYNPSIFAWEIRKSLLDTRSCKASRVPSVSSINRILRRIPLEEASWSDAHCTAREEAMVTNPKGAHQRIRTTFTPEQSKVLEEEFSHSQYADVYTREKLSARIRLPEDTIKVWFSNRRAKWRREVQQSAVDPKVQGSIQTSQMTTGPSYCSTYQMFPGGYSGFGWSTCISVPQLDQQHPKGSSMLTHYHHSAQDKAWA, from the exons AtgattgttgtttgtgttttttttggggggagaaCAGGAGGTGGAAGTGTCAATCAATTAGGTGGGACGTTCCTTAACGGCAGACCTCTCCCGGACGCCAAGAGGCGGAAAATGGTGGAGCTGGCCTCAGAGGGGGTGCGACCAAGTCAGATCTCCAGGATCCTGAGG GTGTCCACAGGCTGCGTGAGTAAGATCCTGAGCCGATACCGTCTCACCGGCCTCGTCCAACCCAAGACGATAGGCGGAAGCCGGCCGCGGCTCCTCACACCTAGCGTCATCACCGCTATCGTCCGACACAAGCGGTACAATCCGTCCATTTTTGCCTGGGAGATTAGGAAGAGTTTGCTGGACACCAGAAGCTGCAAGGCCTCCAGGGTTCCCAGC GTGTCGTCCATAAACCGGATTTTAAGAAGGATCCCATTGGAGGAGGCATCATGGAGCGATGCACACT GCACAGCCAGAGAAGAAGCCATGGTGACCAATCCCAAAGGTGCCCACCAGAGAATCCGGACCACCTTCACTCCTGAGCAGAGCAAAGTCTTGGAAGAAG AGTTTTCTCATAGCCAGTACGCCGACGTGTACACCAGAGAGAAACTCTCAGCCCGGATCAGACTTCCCGAGGACACTATCAAG GTGTGGTTCTCAAACAGACGGGCCAAGTGGAGGAGGGAAGTCCAACAAT CTGCTGTAGATCCAAAAGTGCAAGGAAGCATCCAAACGTCACAG ATGACCACAGGACCTTCGTACTGCAGCACATATCAGATGTTCCCCGGTGGTTACTCAG GTTTTGGGTGGTCCACGTGCATCTCCGTCCCGCAGCTTGATCAGCAGCATCCCAAAGGCTCTTCTATGTTGACCCACTACCATCACAGCGCACAAGATAAGGCCTGGGCTTAA
- the hgfa gene encoding hepatocyte growth factor a isoform X2, with amino-acid sequence MRTHVWIYQALVCALLSLLDAGDCRKSRQSLQRYEKSDNHLLVCAECPQSPVVRNSRSQEHCAHKCKKVKKCRAFNFHKHNRKCHLLPFDRFSHGAQKQAGANFTLYEKKDYIRECIMGPKDNYRGRRSWTKSNITCQAWSDNNINEHTFYPDRYPMQDLRENFCRNPNNDPGGPWCYTTDPNVRAEECGVPQCSEDVCMTCNGEEYRGKVDHTESGKECQRWDSTRPHKHKFQPKKYRDKGLTDNYCRNPDNRLRPWCHTMDPKTPWEYCNITMCESDSREDPDVNATMWCVRGKGREYRGTMNVTPEGVTCQRWDSQFPHQHFFLPDNFKCKDLRDNFCRNPDGSEYPWCFTSDPNQRRANCTHIPRCDAQAAKKTECYEDNGEAYRGTLAVTRSGIPCANWSLHINSGDSHSTLSHVGLDKNYCRNPDRDKHGPWCYTDPNTRLAWDYCKLKPCDSTTATPPNATQTPPGPAPTVPKISCFVHITTRIVGGHQVRGADGSWVVSIQREKIHMCGGSLIREDWVLTDQQCFTSCVPDLREYSVQVGLRHLNESSRHPRLKISRLICGPEGSNLVMLKLANPAPVSEGAATIHLPVKECHIAEGINCTMYGWGETRDKERERALNAVTMPMVDDDKCSRIKGDAGERRICAGGKRGEGVCEKDNGGPLVCQEQERRVVVGVSIQRTKCASSRPALFVNVAFYSQWIYKVFKLYPGPDTN; translated from the exons GTGACTGTCGAAAGAGCAGACAGTCTTTGCAACGCTATGAAAAGTCTGACAACCACCTGCTGGTCTGTGCCGAGTGCCCGCAGTCTCCCGTGGTGCGCAACAGTCGCTCGCAGGAACATTGCGCCCACAAGTGCAAGAAAGTCAAGAA GTGCAGGGCCTTCAActtccacaaacacaacaggAAATGCCACTTGCTCCCCTTCGACCGGTTCAGCCACGGCGCACAGAAGCAGGCCGGCGCCAACTTCACGCTGTATGAAAAGAAAG ATTACATAAGGGAGTGTATCATGGGACCCAAGGACAACTACAGAGGGAGGAGGTCTTGGACCAAGTCGAACATAACGTGTCAAGCCTGGTCTGATAATAACATCAATGAACACAC GTTTTATCCCGATCGGTACCCAATGCAAGACTTGAGGGAGAACTTCTGCCGGAATCCCAACAACGACCCCGGTGGTCCGTGGTGCTATACCACCGATCCCAACGTACGGGCCGAGGAGTGTGGCGTGCCGCAGTGTTCGGAGG ACGTGTGCATGACGTGTAACGGTGAGGAATACCGGGGCAAAGTTGACCATACCGAGAGCGGCAAGGAGTGCCAACGATGGGACTCCACCAGAccccacaaacacaaattccaGCCCAAAAA GTACAGGGACAAAGGCTTGACAGATAACTACTGTCGCAATCCGGACAATCGCCTCCGTCCATGGTGCCACACCATGGATCCAAAGACTCCCTGGGAGTACTGCAACATCACCATGTGTG aGTCCGACTCCAGGGAGGATCCAGATGTGAACGCCACGATGTGGTGCGTCCGCGGAAAGGGTCGAGAGTACCGCGGCACCATGAACGTAACTCCTGAAGGGGTGACGTGTCAGCGCTGGGACTCGCAGTTTCCCCACCAGCACTTCTTTCTTCCAGATAACTTCAAATGCAA GGACCTGCGTGACAATTTCTGTCGCAACCCAGATGGGTCAGAGTACCCATGGTGTTTCACCAGCGATCCCAATCAGCGCAGAGCCAACTGCACGCACATCCCCAGGTGTGACGCCCAGGCGGCCAAGAAAACTG AATGCTACGAGGACAACGGGGAGGCGTACCGGGGCACCTTAGCTGTCACGCGCTCAGGGATTCCTTGCGCCAATTGGTCCCTTCACATCAACAG cGGGGATTCTCACTCTACACTATCCCATGTAGGGCTGGACAAGAACTACTGCCGAAATCCTGACCGGGACAAACATGGCCCGTGGTGCTACACTGACCCGAACACTCGCCTGGCTTGGGATTACTGCAAATTGAAACCCT GTGATTCCACAACAGCCACACCTCCAAACG CGACGCAAACGCCACCCGGTCCAGCACCGACCGTGCCCAAGATCTCGTGCTTCGTCCACATCACCACTCGCATCGTCGGGGGCCACCAAGTGCGAGGGGCGGATGGTAGCTGGGTTGTCAGCATCCAGAGAGA AAAGATCCATATGTGTGGAGGTTCTTTGATCAGAGAAGATTGGGTGTTGACGGACCAGCAGTGCTTCACATCCTG CGTTCCCGACCTGAGGGAATACAGCGTACAGGTGGGACTACGCCACCTGAACGAGTCGTCGCGTCACCCCAGACTTAAAATATCTCGCCTTATCTGCGGCCCGGAGGGATCCAACCTGGTCATGCTGAAACTGGCCAA CCCTGCGCCCGTGTCGGAGGGAGCCGCCACCATTCATCTTCCCGTCAAAGAATGTCACATCGCCGAGGGCATCAACTGCACCATGTACGGATGGGGCGAAACCAGAg ATAAGGAACGGGAACGGGCGTTGAACGCCGTGACCATGCCGATGGTGGACGACGACAAGTGTTCGCGGATTAAGGGGGACGCTGGAGAAAGAAGGATTTGTGCCGGAGGCAAGAGAGGAGAAGGCGTGTGCGAA AAAGACAATGGTGGTCCGCTGGTGTGCCAGGAGCAGGAACGCCGTGTGGTGGTGGGTGTGAGCATCCAGCGCACCAAGTGTGCATCGTCACGGCCGGCACTCTTCGTCAACGTGGCGTTCTACTCACAGTGGATTTACAAAGTCTTCAAGCTTTACCCCGGCCCGGACACGAACTGA
- the hgfa gene encoding hepatocyte growth factor a isoform X1 produces the protein MRTHVWIYQALVCALLSLLDAGDCRKSRQSLQRYEKSDNHLLVCAECPQSPVVRNSRSQEHCAHKCKKVKKHFNCRAFNFHKHNRKCHLLPFDRFSHGAQKQAGANFTLYEKKDYIRECIMGPKDNYRGRRSWTKSNITCQAWSDNNINEHTFYPDRYPMQDLRENFCRNPNNDPGGPWCYTTDPNVRAEECGVPQCSEDVCMTCNGEEYRGKVDHTESGKECQRWDSTRPHKHKFQPKKYRDKGLTDNYCRNPDNRLRPWCHTMDPKTPWEYCNITMCESDSREDPDVNATMWCVRGKGREYRGTMNVTPEGVTCQRWDSQFPHQHFFLPDNFKCKDLRDNFCRNPDGSEYPWCFTSDPNQRRANCTHIPRCDAQAAKKTECYEDNGEAYRGTLAVTRSGIPCANWSLHINSGDSHSTLSHVGLDKNYCRNPDRDKHGPWCYTDPNTRLAWDYCKLKPCDSTTATPPNATQTPPGPAPTVPKISCFVHITTRIVGGHQVRGADGSWVVSIQREKIHMCGGSLIREDWVLTDQQCFTSCVPDLREYSVQVGLRHLNESSRHPRLKISRLICGPEGSNLVMLKLANPAPVSEGAATIHLPVKECHIAEGINCTMYGWGETRDKERERALNAVTMPMVDDDKCSRIKGDAGERRICAGGKRGEGVCEKDNGGPLVCQEQERRVVVGVSIQRTKCASSRPALFVNVAFYSQWIYKVFKLYPGPDTN, from the exons GTGACTGTCGAAAGAGCAGACAGTCTTTGCAACGCTATGAAAAGTCTGACAACCACCTGCTGGTCTGTGCCGAGTGCCCGCAGTCTCCCGTGGTGCGCAACAGTCGCTCGCAGGAACATTGCGCCCACAAGTGCAAGAAAGTCAAGAAGCACTTCAACTGCAG GGCCTTCAActtccacaaacacaacaggAAATGCCACTTGCTCCCCTTCGACCGGTTCAGCCACGGCGCACAGAAGCAGGCCGGCGCCAACTTCACGCTGTATGAAAAGAAAG ATTACATAAGGGAGTGTATCATGGGACCCAAGGACAACTACAGAGGGAGGAGGTCTTGGACCAAGTCGAACATAACGTGTCAAGCCTGGTCTGATAATAACATCAATGAACACAC GTTTTATCCCGATCGGTACCCAATGCAAGACTTGAGGGAGAACTTCTGCCGGAATCCCAACAACGACCCCGGTGGTCCGTGGTGCTATACCACCGATCCCAACGTACGGGCCGAGGAGTGTGGCGTGCCGCAGTGTTCGGAGG ACGTGTGCATGACGTGTAACGGTGAGGAATACCGGGGCAAAGTTGACCATACCGAGAGCGGCAAGGAGTGCCAACGATGGGACTCCACCAGAccccacaaacacaaattccaGCCCAAAAA GTACAGGGACAAAGGCTTGACAGATAACTACTGTCGCAATCCGGACAATCGCCTCCGTCCATGGTGCCACACCATGGATCCAAAGACTCCCTGGGAGTACTGCAACATCACCATGTGTG aGTCCGACTCCAGGGAGGATCCAGATGTGAACGCCACGATGTGGTGCGTCCGCGGAAAGGGTCGAGAGTACCGCGGCACCATGAACGTAACTCCTGAAGGGGTGACGTGTCAGCGCTGGGACTCGCAGTTTCCCCACCAGCACTTCTTTCTTCCAGATAACTTCAAATGCAA GGACCTGCGTGACAATTTCTGTCGCAACCCAGATGGGTCAGAGTACCCATGGTGTTTCACCAGCGATCCCAATCAGCGCAGAGCCAACTGCACGCACATCCCCAGGTGTGACGCCCAGGCGGCCAAGAAAACTG AATGCTACGAGGACAACGGGGAGGCGTACCGGGGCACCTTAGCTGTCACGCGCTCAGGGATTCCTTGCGCCAATTGGTCCCTTCACATCAACAG cGGGGATTCTCACTCTACACTATCCCATGTAGGGCTGGACAAGAACTACTGCCGAAATCCTGACCGGGACAAACATGGCCCGTGGTGCTACACTGACCCGAACACTCGCCTGGCTTGGGATTACTGCAAATTGAAACCCT GTGATTCCACAACAGCCACACCTCCAAACG CGACGCAAACGCCACCCGGTCCAGCACCGACCGTGCCCAAGATCTCGTGCTTCGTCCACATCACCACTCGCATCGTCGGGGGCCACCAAGTGCGAGGGGCGGATGGTAGCTGGGTTGTCAGCATCCAGAGAGA AAAGATCCATATGTGTGGAGGTTCTTTGATCAGAGAAGATTGGGTGTTGACGGACCAGCAGTGCTTCACATCCTG CGTTCCCGACCTGAGGGAATACAGCGTACAGGTGGGACTACGCCACCTGAACGAGTCGTCGCGTCACCCCAGACTTAAAATATCTCGCCTTATCTGCGGCCCGGAGGGATCCAACCTGGTCATGCTGAAACTGGCCAA CCCTGCGCCCGTGTCGGAGGGAGCCGCCACCATTCATCTTCCCGTCAAAGAATGTCACATCGCCGAGGGCATCAACTGCACCATGTACGGATGGGGCGAAACCAGAg ATAAGGAACGGGAACGGGCGTTGAACGCCGTGACCATGCCGATGGTGGACGACGACAAGTGTTCGCGGATTAAGGGGGACGCTGGAGAAAGAAGGATTTGTGCCGGAGGCAAGAGAGGAGAAGGCGTGTGCGAA AAAGACAATGGTGGTCCGCTGGTGTGCCAGGAGCAGGAACGCCGTGTGGTGGTGGGTGTGAGCATCCAGCGCACCAAGTGTGCATCGTCACGGCCGGCACTCTTCGTCAACGTGGCGTTCTACTCACAGTGGATTTACAAAGTCTTCAAGCTTTACCCCGGCCCGGACACGAACTGA